Proteins encoded within one genomic window of Synechococcus sp. PCC 7335:
- a CDS encoding response regulator: MLPEQQQRIMGYFIEEAKDHLNTIEQGLLNLQATIEDSEKANEIFRAAHSVKGGAAMLGLESIQKTAHRLEDYFKVLKESTLQVDRTLETMFLKVSDGLQDLVEQLEGSSGLTSEKAQSITAEIDPVFVQIDAHLNALIADNQDSVSPTDSSRDNSSANVEAIQVSFGQDVAALLRQMLSLFKQPDSPESRQELQTVCSQLTALGERFRLIGWCELLETARLATTNLEKAYRVLAPTLIKEIKNAQDLVLAGRESEIVASDAMRSLLPRDVLETEQASSLPETDHSGADELDSLDLTDQELDFDEVPSELSTLDLHSERKEEIDESLSALFATENSVAPDIGSEGLEDFADLFEDKLEKLDDTSESHVLMPEKAQLNPENLDQQEQDDIADLFTEVSLGEASSSDQIEYASPANDLFDETFYENSNISESDDEVANSESLSEAFDLPAFDQELLTAEEITAEGITSETLSSGFLSNQPTSPSKEEIEFPTLTGIKLNEAEEDVDSFFSESDDFAQADLLAEQSSRSVAGDDGDASASTNEDFDRLFASVDDVAEDAVEEDIEDSAFSFDELLPEDLLEFEEAFGKESTETTETDSTATEIFQANNLLEDSFEALPEADRSKEDSSDDFLEEVSLSEEQSVSENSSSDVEAPSNEPSVAPISQTDSSADAIEPNSKTEDFEGGDFEDLERLLSDDGEGKLRQSPSPTPSHHSGSGAVQRKHSTHEQTMRVPVEQLDNLSNLVGELVVNRNTLEKDQTRLRHFLDNLMSQVQQMNEVGQQMRDLYERSLLESSLVASQKSYAAVTSSTAPKAEGHATGATFDALEMDRFTGFHTLSQEMIELIVRLRESASDVGYTVESTDQVTRQFRHVTTELQEGLNKARMVPFSHASARLPRAVRDISIKCGKEATLVIEGEDTLIDKMIVERLYDPLTHLVNNAITHGIETPEQRVAAGKPPEGQITIKAFYQGNQTLICISDDGSGIDPDLVKRKAIEKKLITQAEAEELSLIEAYGLIFQPGFSTRDYADDFAGRGVGMDVVQTALAELHGVVTIDSKLGSGTKFTIRLPLTLSISKALCCISAQARIAFPMDGVEDMLDIGPYRLVKNEEEQDCIRWRESLLPVRPVADLLRFNRKIGRSQVYGSRLDDEMLSIVVLRSADTFVAVQVDQVLGEEEIVFKQLEGPVPKPIGISGATILGDGRVMPIADVLELVDIATGRLRREPVSLRWSESDETTEETKHVPTVLIVDDSITVRELLSMTFSKVGYRVEQARDGKEAWTKLQSGLPYDLVFCDIEMPRMDGLTLLSRMQKEQTLKQIPVAMLTSRGADRHRQLALALGASGYFTKPYLEEALLEAAQEMLAGEVQTKGQGS; the protein is encoded by the coding sequence ATGCTGCCTGAGCAACAACAGCGCATCATGGGATACTTCATTGAGGAGGCCAAAGACCATCTCAATACCATTGAGCAAGGGTTGCTCAACCTTCAAGCTACTATTGAGGATTCAGAGAAGGCCAATGAGATTTTTAGAGCAGCGCATTCAGTAAAAGGCGGCGCGGCGATGCTCGGATTAGAGAGTATTCAAAAAACGGCCCATCGCCTGGAGGACTACTTCAAGGTTCTAAAAGAGTCGACGCTCCAGGTCGATAGGACATTGGAAACTATGTTCTTGAAGGTTTCGGATGGACTACAAGATCTCGTAGAACAGCTAGAAGGTTCTTCGGGGCTCACTTCTGAAAAAGCCCAATCAATCACGGCTGAGATCGATCCAGTGTTTGTGCAGATAGATGCGCACCTAAACGCCTTGATCGCGGATAATCAGGATAGTGTCTCCCCAACCGACAGCAGTCGTGATAACAGCTCGGCAAATGTAGAAGCGATACAAGTTAGCTTTGGGCAAGATGTCGCAGCGCTACTACGACAGATGCTGAGTTTGTTCAAACAGCCAGATTCGCCAGAAAGTAGGCAAGAGCTTCAGACCGTGTGTAGCCAACTAACTGCGCTCGGAGAGAGGTTTAGGCTGATTGGCTGGTGTGAACTATTAGAAACTGCTAGGCTAGCCACGACTAATCTTGAGAAAGCGTACCGAGTTCTAGCGCCCACTCTGATTAAAGAGATCAAGAATGCTCAAGACCTAGTCCTTGCAGGTCGCGAGTCAGAGATTGTGGCTTCTGATGCGATGCGATCGCTACTTCCTAGAGACGTTCTAGAAACTGAGCAAGCAAGCAGTCTGCCTGAGACTGATCACTCTGGTGCTGATGAATTAGATTCTCTAGACCTTACTGACCAGGAACTGGACTTCGACGAGGTTCCTTCAGAGCTTTCTACGCTTGATCTTCATAGCGAAAGGAAGGAAGAGATAGATGAATCGCTTAGCGCACTATTCGCGACAGAAAACAGCGTTGCACCAGACATCGGCAGCGAAGGGCTAGAAGATTTTGCAGACCTGTTTGAGGATAAGCTAGAAAAACTCGACGATACATCAGAGAGTCATGTTTTGATGCCTGAAAAGGCACAACTAAATCCTGAAAACCTAGATCAACAGGAACAAGATGACATCGCAGATCTATTCACCGAGGTTTCTTTGGGCGAAGCGTCTAGCAGCGATCAAATAGAATATGCTTCCCCTGCGAATGATCTGTTCGATGAAACATTTTACGAGAATTCGAACATATCAGAGTCTGACGATGAAGTCGCTAATTCAGAAAGCCTATCAGAAGCTTTTGATCTACCTGCGTTTGACCAAGAACTACTAACAGCCGAAGAAATAACAGCTGAAGGCATCACTTCAGAAACTTTGTCTTCGGGATTTCTTTCAAATCAACCGACCAGCCCTAGCAAGGAAGAGATTGAATTTCCAACGTTGACAGGAATCAAACTAAATGAGGCGGAAGAGGATGTTGATAGCTTTTTCTCTGAAAGTGATGATTTTGCGCAAGCTGACTTACTCGCAGAACAGAGTAGCCGTTCCGTAGCAGGCGATGATGGCGACGCTAGTGCTAGTACAAATGAGGATTTTGATCGCCTTTTTGCTTCAGTAGACGACGTTGCCGAAGATGCTGTCGAAGAAGATATCGAGGATAGCGCTTTCAGTTTCGATGAGCTATTGCCAGAAGACCTTCTAGAGTTCGAAGAAGCCTTTGGGAAAGAATCTACTGAAACCACGGAAACTGACTCTACTGCAACAGAGATCTTTCAAGCAAATAATCTGCTTGAAGATTCGTTTGAAGCGCTACCTGAAGCAGATCGTTCAAAAGAGGACTCCTCAGACGATTTTTTAGAAGAGGTTTCTTTATCCGAAGAACAGAGTGTGTCTGAGAATTCTTCATCAGATGTTGAGGCGCCTTCAAACGAACCTTCCGTCGCTCCTATCTCACAGACAGATAGTTCTGCTGATGCAATCGAGCCTAATAGTAAAACCGAAGATTTTGAAGGCGGTGATTTTGAAGATTTGGAGCGGCTGCTATCAGACGATGGAGAAGGTAAGCTGCGACAATCGCCAAGCCCTACCCCTAGTCATCACTCAGGGTCTGGAGCAGTCCAAAGAAAGCACAGTACACACGAACAAACGATGCGTGTGCCAGTTGAGCAGTTAGACAACCTGAGTAATTTGGTTGGAGAGCTGGTGGTCAACCGCAACACGCTAGAAAAAGATCAAACTCGGCTGCGGCACTTCCTTGATAATTTGATGTCTCAGGTGCAGCAGATGAATGAGGTGGGCCAGCAGATGCGCGATCTCTATGAGCGATCGCTTCTAGAAAGTTCTTTAGTAGCCAGCCAAAAATCCTATGCTGCGGTGACCAGCAGTACCGCGCCCAAGGCAGAAGGCCATGCCACTGGAGCGACTTTTGACGCGCTGGAGATGGATCGCTTCACCGGCTTCCATACCCTTTCTCAAGAGATGATCGAGCTAATCGTTCGGTTACGAGAGTCGGCTTCTGATGTGGGATACACTGTAGAATCGACTGATCAAGTTACCCGTCAGTTCAGGCACGTTACGACTGAGCTACAAGAGGGATTGAACAAAGCTCGCATGGTGCCTTTCTCTCATGCGTCAGCTCGATTGCCCAGAGCAGTACGAGATATATCGATAAAGTGTGGAAAAGAAGCCACGCTAGTGATAGAAGGCGAAGATACCTTAATCGATAAGATGATCGTAGAGCGCCTCTATGATCCGCTGACGCATCTTGTTAATAATGCCATTACCCATGGGATCGAAACGCCTGAACAAAGAGTGGCAGCAGGGAAGCCCCCTGAAGGGCAAATTACAATCAAGGCATTCTACCAAGGGAATCAAACCTTAATTTGTATCTCAGACGATGGCAGTGGAATCGATCCTGACCTCGTCAAACGTAAAGCAATCGAGAAAAAGCTGATCACTCAAGCTGAAGCCGAGGAGCTTTCCCTAATCGAAGCGTATGGATTAATCTTTCAGCCCGGATTTAGCACAAGGGATTATGCGGATGATTTTGCTGGCCGAGGGGTGGGCATGGACGTTGTGCAGACCGCTCTAGCAGAGCTTCATGGCGTGGTTACGATTGATTCAAAGCTAGGTAGCGGTACGAAGTTCACCATTCGACTGCCATTGACACTGAGTATTTCTAAGGCGCTGTGCTGTATCAGCGCTCAGGCGCGGATTGCCTTTCCGATGGATGGGGTTGAGGATATGCTCGACATCGGGCCTTATCGCTTGGTTAAAAACGAAGAAGAGCAAGACTGTATCCGCTGGCGTGAGAGTTTGCTACCCGTTCGCCCAGTCGCTGATTTATTGAGATTCAATCGAAAGATAGGCCGCAGCCAAGTATACGGCAGCAGGCTAGACGACGAGATGCTGTCGATTGTGGTGCTCAGAAGCGCCGATACCTTTGTGGCTGTTCAAGTAGATCAGGTATTGGGCGAAGAAGAGATCGTGTTTAAGCAGTTAGAAGGGCCGGTGCCTAAACCGATTGGCATCTCGGGTGCCACAATACTAGGCGATGGCCGGGTGATGCCGATTGCAGATGTTTTAGAACTAGTTGATATTGCAACCGGACGGTTACGTCGTGAGCCAGTTTCGCTGCGGTGGTCAGAATCAGACGAGACCACTGAAGAGACAAAGCACGTTCCTACGGTGCTGATTGTCGATGATTCGATTACCGTACGCGAGTTGCTCTCAATGACCTTTAGCAAAGTCGGCTATCGGGTCGAGCAAGCGCGTGATGGCAAAGAAGCTTGGACAAAGTTGCAATCTGGACTCCCTTACGACTTGGTATTTTGCGATATAGAAATGCCGCGAATGGATGGATTGACGCTACTTTCACGCATGCAAAAAGAGCAGACTCTCAAGCAAATTCCGGTGGCAATGCTGACCTCGCGCGGCGCCGATCGTCACCGTCAGCTAGCACTAGCGCTAGGTGCGAGTGGCTACTTTACCAAGCCGTATCTAGAAGAAGCGCTCTTAGAAGCCGCGCAAGAGATGCTCGCGGGCGAAGTTCAAACAAAAGGGCAAGGTAGCTAA
- a CDS encoding methyl-accepting chemotaxis protein, translating to MTSATDYAQTYQAAEIAYMQGRFEEAAQAIDVLAEDYPDDVSVLLLKGHIYCYGLQEYEVAKQQYKALLHISSDPEFADYANNGLAYANQSIKQSEGSYSEEDLFDEEQLGEVVPSPMPEEFDDGLLEPIAEVDIQPEDFTSNDMDSQADTLAWSKEYKAEARGDELSEFGDLTDDFDSDYDGDDFENTGSWVSSDGNPFELSADQLDMEGEDPSSALKDGDNPFDLNGVAESSVADDPLAATSDSPFGMPFTDEVSGGSSVEDDMSVLSDDADVDFDIAEFDEAFGDAGEANERDSLLAVGQNSGTGADETSEYESNSSPTLDSDDSLDEEDDGSFEGVSFEPQIEAQAEENTFLMGDKRDDSLDEEDDGSFEGVSFEPQIETQAEENTFLMGDKRDDSLDEEDDGSFEGVSFEPQIETQAEENTFLMGGDKRIDNRLEETDSDKVAATDKQTTLASDGLPGELPELSDSFDDSDNFETIPEFALVDSSMNSTTSPARIEPEQVDGLEDNLPDAIAPNSTDSSNSTDSPDSTDSSDRQSPVMPSFDNTTSSSKLQEQRKPSFLGNAPMRTKRLILAGSAGLLSMVAVGTVGLLMIPSASGNPTGQRGSSPAAPLAVSVAAGLVSFGSVFGLGSLMDRHAKESVEALREKFTQLSTGDFSARATISTKDEFGQLSKEFNYMAGAISKTTEEAQLKAQEQEQAKEDLQRQVIRLLDDVEGAARGDLTVKAEVTADVLGAVADSFNLTIENLREIVKQVSVAARQVSQGSTENEQFAKSLSADALRQAEELAVTLNSVQIMTDSIQRVAESAREAEEVARTASETALRGGEAVERTVAGILDIRETVADTTRKVKRLAESSQEISKIVALISQIASRTNLLALNASIEAARAGEAGRGFAIVADEVRQLADRAAKASKEIEQIVIQIQGDTGGVMTAMEEGTQQVIEGTRLAEQAKQSLEDIIQVSNRIDVLVRSITANTVEQTETSKAVAQVMQSVELTAQETSHESQRVSGSMQNLVGVASDLLASVGKFKLGTAEDT from the coding sequence ATGACATCGGCTACGGACTACGCACAAACATATCAAGCAGCAGAAATAGCATATATGCAAGGTCGCTTTGAAGAAGCTGCTCAGGCGATTGATGTGTTGGCAGAGGACTATCCAGATGACGTCAGCGTGCTGTTACTCAAGGGCCATATCTATTGCTATGGCCTACAAGAGTACGAAGTAGCTAAGCAACAATACAAAGCTCTCTTGCATATCTCTTCTGATCCAGAATTTGCCGACTATGCTAATAACGGCTTGGCCTATGCTAATCAATCTATCAAACAGAGTGAAGGAAGCTACTCAGAAGAAGATCTCTTCGATGAAGAACAACTAGGAGAGGTAGTGCCCTCTCCCATGCCGGAAGAATTCGACGATGGCCTCCTAGAGCCTATAGCTGAGGTCGATATCCAACCAGAGGATTTCACTTCAAATGATATGGACAGCCAGGCAGATACACTAGCCTGGTCTAAAGAGTATAAAGCCGAAGCTCGTGGCGATGAATTAAGCGAATTCGGCGACTTGACAGACGATTTTGATAGCGACTACGACGGGGACGACTTTGAGAACACAGGGTCGTGGGTAAGCAGTGATGGCAATCCTTTTGAACTTTCTGCTGACCAGCTAGATATGGAAGGTGAGGATCCTTCGTCAGCATTAAAGGATGGGGACAATCCGTTCGATCTAAATGGCGTGGCAGAGAGCAGCGTGGCAGATGATCCGCTAGCGGCGACCTCAGATAGTCCGTTTGGTATGCCCTTTACCGATGAAGTATCTGGCGGGTCTTCTGTAGAGGACGATATGTCTGTATTGAGCGATGACGCTGATGTTGACTTTGACATAGCAGAGTTCGATGAAGCTTTTGGCGATGCCGGAGAAGCTAACGAGCGAGACTCACTATTGGCAGTGGGCCAAAACTCAGGTACTGGTGCTGATGAAACGTCTGAATATGAATCTAATAGTTCTCCAACGCTTGATAGTGATGATTCTTTGGATGAAGAAGACGATGGTTCGTTTGAGGGAGTATCTTTTGAACCTCAGATAGAGGCTCAAGCAGAAGAAAACACCTTCTTGATGGGGGATAAGCGTGATGATTCTTTGGATGAAGAAGACGATGGTTCGTTTGAGGGAGTATCTTTTGAGCCCCAGATAGAAACTCAAGCAGAAGAAAACACCTTCTTGATGGGGGATAAGCGTGATGATTCTTTGGATGAAGAAGACGATGGTTCGTTTGAGGGAGTATCTTTTGAGCCCCAGATAGAAACTCAAGCAGAAGAAAACACCTTCTTGATGGGGGGCGATAAGCGCATAGATAACCGATTGGAGGAAACCGACTCAGACAAAGTAGCCGCTACAGATAAGCAAACGACCCTCGCCTCTGATGGGTTACCAGGGGAACTACCTGAGTTATCTGATAGTTTTGATGACTCTGACAACTTTGAGACTATTCCAGAGTTTGCGCTTGTGGATAGTTCTATGAACTCTACGACTTCGCCTGCAAGGATTGAACCTGAACAGGTTGACGGACTTGAGGACAATTTACCTGACGCGATCGCACCAAACAGTACCGATAGCTCTAATAGTACCGATAGCCCCGATAGTACCGATAGCTCAGATAGGCAAAGTCCAGTTATGCCTAGCTTCGACAACACAACGAGCAGCTCGAAGCTTCAAGAGCAAAGAAAGCCGAGCTTTCTAGGAAATGCTCCAATGAGGACCAAACGGCTGATACTAGCAGGATCAGCAGGACTTTTGTCTATGGTTGCAGTTGGCACCGTTGGGCTACTGATGATCCCTTCAGCAAGTGGAAATCCAACAGGACAAAGAGGTTCTAGCCCTGCCGCACCGCTGGCGGTCAGTGTAGCCGCAGGGCTAGTTAGTTTTGGCAGCGTCTTCGGCTTAGGCTCCCTGATGGATAGACATGCCAAAGAAAGCGTAGAAGCGCTACGAGAAAAATTCACCCAACTCTCAACCGGAGATTTCAGTGCAAGAGCAACCATCTCAACCAAAGATGAGTTTGGGCAGCTTTCTAAAGAATTTAACTACATGGCTGGCGCTATTTCTAAAACAACAGAAGAAGCGCAGCTCAAGGCACAAGAGCAAGAACAAGCCAAAGAAGACTTGCAGCGTCAGGTGATTCGCCTACTAGACGATGTAGAGGGCGCAGCCAGAGGTGATCTAACCGTAAAAGCTGAGGTAACCGCCGATGTGCTAGGAGCGGTAGCCGATTCGTTTAATCTAACAATTGAAAATCTACGTGAGATCGTTAAGCAAGTCAGCGTTGCAGCAAGACAAGTCAGCCAAGGCTCGACAGAAAACGAACAATTTGCCAAATCCCTATCCGCCGATGCTCTTCGGCAGGCTGAAGAGCTAGCTGTTACGCTCAATTCTGTCCAGATAATGACTGATTCTATTCAACGGGTTGCTGAAAGTGCTCGCGAAGCCGAAGAAGTTGCTCGCACTGCCTCTGAAACAGCCCTGCGAGGCGGTGAAGCGGTAGAAAGAACCGTTGCTGGCATCCTAGATATTCGAGAAACTGTGGCGGATACCACTCGTAAAGTCAAACGTTTGGCGGAATCTTCTCAGGAAATCTCTAAGATTGTGGCATTGATCTCACAAATCGCATCTCGAACTAATTTGCTTGCGCTGAATGCCAGTATTGAGGCGGCAAGAGCCGGAGAAGCGGGTCGTGGATTTGCCATTGTCGCTGACGAAGTCAGACAGCTTGCCGATCGTGCTGCCAAAGCATCTAAAGAGATCGAGCAAATTGTGATACAAATTCAAGGTGATACAGGGGGAGTAATGACTGCTATGGAAGAGGGCACGCAGCAAGTGATTGAAGGGACTCGCTTAGCAGAACAAGCAAAACAGTCGCTAGAGGATATTATCCAAGTATCTAACCGGATTGATGTCTTAGTACGCTCGATTACGGCAAATACTGTTGAGCAAACTGAAACCTCAAAAGCGGTTGCTCAGGTGATGCAATCTGTAGAACTGACTGCTCAAGAAACCTCGCACGAATCCCAGCGAGTATCAGGATCAATGCAAAATTTAGTCGGCGTTGCTAGTGACCTATTAGCTTCAGTTGGTAAGTTTAAGCTGGGTACGGCTGAAGATACCTAA